Part of the Halobacteriovoraceae bacterium genome is shown below.
TTAAGACAATGCAGGCCAATTTAAATTCTGAGCAAATTAGACGAGCACAGAGCAAAATCTTATCAATAATCTCTCAGGTTACTCTTAAACATAGAACCGGCATAAACTAAAACATCTAGACTCAGCTCTTGAATTAAGAGATAATTTCCCTATAAAAAATTTGGAGATAATATGCTTAATTTTAGTTACCCATTATCAGTCGTTCTTCTCGATGATGATCCGATGATACACGCTATCATGAAAAAATATCTAGAAGGTCTTGAGCAATATGAACTGACCTGTTTTACATCTCCTAAAGATGCATTGGATTTTATTAAATCTAAAGGTGCTGAAATTGCAGTAATTGATATCAATTTACCAGATATAAAAGGCCCAGAAGTATTGAGACAGATCAATGCTTTTGGACATGGAACAGAGTCTATTATCATAACGGCAAATGATGACATGTTGAATTTCACAACGTGCTACTCTCAAAAAGCTAATAGCTTTTTATTCAAACCACTTAAAAAAGAAAGTGTCCTCGAAGAAATTGAGAGATGTCGTGAGAACTTATTGAGATGGAATGGTGTTTTTATAGAAATGATGAAAAGAAAAAAAGAAAGAAAGAGTCTTTAACAATGCTAAAAATAGAATATCCCTTAAGTGTTATACTCATTGATGATGATAAAGATACACTCATATTATTAGAAAATTTTCTCAAAGGTGAAATTGATTATAAAATATTTAGCTTTACTTCACCTAAAAAAGCACTCGAACATATTGAACATCATGGTGCTCAAATTGCCATTGTTGATATCAACATGAGTGAAATGCCAGGGCAAGAGGTTTTGGAAAAAATTCACAAGATGGGACATGGAACGGAAGTTATCATTATTACAGCAGAAGACAATCTCATAAATTTCACGTCATGTTATCGAAAAAAAGCTTCTAGTTTTATTTTTAAACCGATCAAAAAAGAAATCTTTTTGAAAGAAATAAACTACTGTCATGATATTATAAAAAAATGGAATACAGTGTTTATGGATATGATAAAACGAAGGCATCAAATTAAATAAATATCAGACTTTTCCTAACAAACTACCGTGTCTTAGTCCTCTAGTACTTATTATGTATTTTTCAATATCCAACTTTTTAGCAATAGAATTTGCAATAAAAGAACCAGCAGCTATTGTAAGACTCCTTTTTCCTAAAAATGGATATTCCGCCAAAATCTTATCTGAATGAGAATACATTAATTTCTCAGTAAGTTTTTGGAGTGTTTGGGCAGTTAATAAAGAATTGTGAACTTTTATTTCATCATAATCTTCCAAGTTTTGAACAATTGTGGATAATGAGGTCATAGTCCCTGCAACAGCAATAATAGAATCGCTTTTATATGGGTTGAGATCATAAGAGCTTAAAATTTTTTCAACTTCAACTTCATGAATTCCTTCATCCATCCACTCCTTTACTTTTACTGCTCCAATTGGCATGGAAATAGAATGTTCAATCTTAAAGGGCCCAGTAGAACCCAAAATCAACTCAGTACTTGCTCCTCCAATATCCATGATGACAAAATCGTGAAGATGCCAATCAATACAAACCCCTATGGCCGTATAGATGGCCTCTTGCTCTCCTGATATAATCTGAATGTTTAAATCTAAATCCTTATGAATTTTTTCAAAAAACTCTTTTGCATTTTTGGCCAGCCTTGAGGCCTCTGTTGCTGTAACAGTAATATCCTTAGCATCTATGCCTCTTAACCTGCAAAGTTCACAATATTCTTGTAATGCCTTGTGAGTTAGGTCCATCGATTCTAGATGAAAAACTCCTGTTTTTTGTAAACTTCGACCTAGTTGAGTGACACGATGAAAATTTTCTTCAGAAATTATTGATCCATATTGAACTTCGGCAATTAAAAGTAATGTCGTATTTGAACCTATATCAATTGAAGCTTTTTTCATTAGAACAAACCTTTTAAAAGTTTCTTTGTATCAATTGATTTGAGCTTCTCTTTTAATTTATCTTTTATTTTATCTTTATTTTTATCAATTAACTTCTTCCCTTGAGTTTTGGCCGCACTTTTTGCTAACATTTCAAGTGTATAAGTATAATCGAGAGATAAACCAAAACCTTTTCCAACCAGTTTTACTGGTAATTTATTCGTTCCAATATCTTTTTTTAGAGAGTCTGCTATTTTTTTAATATTAATGATGAACTCGCCCTTTAGCTGTCCCTCTTTGTCTCCAAGGGGATAGACGTGTCCATCTCCCTTAAAAATTAAGTCATCATTTTTAGCATGAAAGTTCATACTTTTTATATGATAATCGTCGTGTTTAAAATTTCCCATGAGATTTAGCTTATCAAAATCTCCCTTCAAGTTTTCAATATCTTTCAATTTATCCTTAATGAATTTCACTTTTTGGAGTTTTTTTATGTATTCCCCAATATTCATACTTTTTAACTCACCATTGAGAACATCAACGTTCACATCTACATCATGTTTAAAAGAATCTGTAGATAATTCTACACTTCCATTGACATCTCCTGAAGCAACTCCTGTTACTTCATTAATCACAGAAGGTAAGAACGCTTTCAAAGAATCTAGATTTAAGTTTTTTAGATTTAGATTAAAATTATCTTTCAATTCATTATTTTGACCCAAGGTTGTAGTATTTTGGATAACCCCTTTCCCCTCAGAAAAAGAAAATTTCATTTTATCAGTTTTTACAATGTTTTTTTCAATCTCAATATTTCCTTGAAATTTAAAATCTTCATTTCCGATTTTAACTTTGTCAAATAGTATACTCACTTTAGCAGGAGGAAGAAATGGAACTGGAACTTTAGATTTTTTTATTTTTTTATCTTCTATGTTATTTTCATCACTAATTTGAGGATTATTATTTGTACTATCTTGTTTAGTTTCCTTATTTCCATTTTTTTTATAAAGAGTTTTTTGGATAAATTCTTGTCCAATATTTAAATTGGTTCCTGTAACGTTAACAGTTGTTAATGGTAGGTTTTGTGGATCTAATTTGGCAATGTCTATTTTATTTAATACATCTACATTTATCGCTCCATCGAAAACTTTTATTGTGTTATTAAGAGAAACGAGTTTGGGTTTAAGTGCAAAATTTGATGAAAATTTTGCATCGACTCCATTGGATGAGATCAAAAGTTCAGGGAAAATTTTCCCATTAATATTTGGGGTAATATTCTTTCCCTGTACCTTTAAATTACCATTAAGCGAAAGCTCAGATTTACCTAAGCTTATTTCTGAAATATTTAAACCAGTGTAACTCATAATCTCAGATAAATATAAGTTAACGATCAACTCTTTAATGTCTAAATTACCATCTTCAAATATAATTTTCTGTTT
Proteins encoded:
- a CDS encoding response regulator → MLKIEYPLSVILIDDDKDTLILLENFLKGEIDYKIFSFTSPKKALEHIEHHGAQIAIVDINMSEMPGQEVLEKIHKMGHGTEVIIITAEDNLINFTSCYRKKASSFIFKPIKKEIFLKEINYCHDIIKKWNTVFMDMIKRRHQIK
- a CDS encoding response regulator, with the protein product MLNFSYPLSVVLLDDDPMIHAIMKKYLEGLEQYELTCFTSPKDALDFIKSKGAEIAVIDINLPDIKGPEVLRQINAFGHGTESIIITANDDMLNFTTCYSQKANSFLFKPLKKESVLEEIERCRENLLRWNGVFIEMMKRKKERKSL